One window of the Thermoleophilaceae bacterium genome contains the following:
- a CDS encoding sigma factor-like helix-turn-helix DNA-binding protein has product MKTKWSADWDERVARRRWEQSSDPYLNDRQDDRVPYRTPAFEPHDAATKVLIREYTDMARLPYGELIVELLDEWRWLDAMAPPEQKQRFLEPLIAAIRKDPHSHTAKLVFLLIVCEPVRRSVSRAFVNARGSLDRPPAPAATWHRRSEARMLREIEQQALFDVTRAATLEALYRYPVPAPRAFFPWLREAIAHRTLNHLHGELPEIETTAGTAAEAVALQNYLAGFENAAAPAMREEGGFKAWRARVGLRSVFEISDSYYENSMIRTICQDAIGRLPRRQREFVESYFYAELPVEQIAAQRGVSTSTIYNTKTQAQDNLREDDYFFFALHNLGLVRDRARAAEIERRYPDGRLLDGRRIVAISDAA; this is encoded by the coding sequence ATGAAGACGAAGTGGAGCGCCGACTGGGACGAGCGTGTCGCTCGCCGCCGCTGGGAGCAGTCCAGTGACCCTTACCTGAACGACCGCCAAGACGACCGGGTGCCCTATCGCACGCCGGCGTTCGAGCCGCACGACGCCGCCACGAAGGTGCTGATCCGGGAGTACACGGACATGGCGCGGCTGCCGTACGGCGAGCTGATCGTGGAGCTGCTCGACGAGTGGCGCTGGCTCGACGCGATGGCGCCGCCGGAGCAGAAGCAGCGCTTCCTTGAGCCGCTGATCGCGGCCATCCGCAAGGACCCGCACAGCCACACCGCGAAGCTCGTGTTCCTGCTGATCGTCTGCGAGCCGGTGCGCCGCAGCGTCAGCCGCGCCTTCGTCAACGCACGCGGCAGCCTCGACCGGCCGCCCGCTCCCGCGGCGACCTGGCACCGCCGCTCCGAAGCGCGCATGCTGCGCGAGATCGAGCAGCAGGCGCTGTTCGACGTCACCCGCGCCGCGACGCTTGAGGCGCTGTACCGCTACCCCGTCCCGGCCCCACGCGCTTTCTTCCCCTGGCTGCGCGAGGCGATCGCGCACCGCACGCTCAACCATCTACACGGCGAGCTGCCCGAGATCGAGACGACCGCCGGCACGGCAGCCGAGGCCGTCGCGCTGCAGAACTACCTGGCCGGCTTCGAGAACGCGGCCGCGCCCGCGATGCGAGAAGAAGGCGGCTTCAAGGCCTGGCGAGCGCGCGTCGGGCTGCGCAGCGTGTTCGAGATCAGCGACAGCTACTACGAGAACAGCATGATCCGAACGATCTGCCAGGACGCGATCGGGCGGCTGCCGCGCCGCCAGCGCGAGTTCGTCGAGAGCTACTTCTACGCCGAGCTCCCCGTCGAGCAGATCGCCGCGCAGCGGGGCGTCAGCACCAGCACGATCTACAACACCAAGACCCAGGCGCAGGACAACCTGCGCGAGGACGACTACTTCTTCTTCGCGCTCCACAACCTCGGCCTCGTGCGCGATCGTGCACGCGCCGCCGAGATCGAGCGGCGCTATCCGGACGGGCGCCTCCTCGACGGCCGGCGGATCGTCGCGATCAGCGACGCCGCGTAG
- a CDS encoding DUF5677 domain-containing protein: MELWDPATIAQITAARKQARALGELTRRFLPATVESGNRHGDWPVTGYAMIARASGTLESVMSLFPRRRNADAAVLARALYEEVVTFAWVAIDPEENARAWVRWDRRQRLKADNDVRSVGAEPLLYEDTREDFKRQLAAGDAMPDSLARRAEHADQHWAQQLDAIEPDPASPRSFRGMYRYVYRAQSQFAHAAPHSIESFVHNSPQPGHQDVILSEGDPSTPMAFTLSPALYALALQVAEPTLSLDGITPALETIFTRYPHEQG, translated from the coding sequence ATGGAACTCTGGGATCCCGCGACGATCGCCCAGATCACGGCCGCCCGCAAGCAGGCCCGGGCGCTCGGCGAGCTCACGCGCCGCTTCCTGCCGGCGACGGTCGAGAGTGGTAACCGCCACGGTGACTGGCCCGTCACCGGCTACGCGATGATCGCCCGCGCGAGCGGCACGCTCGAATCCGTGATGTCGCTCTTCCCGCGGCGCCGGAACGCCGACGCCGCGGTGCTCGCCCGCGCGCTTTACGAGGAGGTCGTCACCTTCGCCTGGGTCGCAATCGACCCCGAGGAAAACGCCCGCGCGTGGGTGCGCTGGGACCGCCGCCAGAGGCTGAAGGCGGACAACGACGTGCGCTCGGTCGGCGCAGAGCCGCTGTTGTACGAAGACACGCGCGAGGACTTCAAGCGCCAGCTCGCCGCCGGCGACGCGATGCCGGACAGCCTCGCGCGCCGCGCAGAGCACGCCGATCAGCACTGGGCCCAGCAGCTCGACGCGATCGAGCCCGACCCGGCCAGCCCCCGGAGCTTCCGTGGCATGTACCGCTACGTCTACCGCGCGCAATCACAGTTCGCGCATGCAGCCCCGCACTCGATCGAGTCGTTCGTGCACAACAGCCCACAGCCGGGCCACCAGGACGTGATCCTGAGCGAGGGCGATCCCAGCACGCCGATGGCGTTCACGCTCTCTCCGGCGCTTTACGCGCTCGCGCTTCAAGTCGCCGAACCAACACTTTCACTCGACGGCATCACGCCCGCGCTCGAAACGATCTTCACCCGCTACCCGCACGAGCAGGGCTGA